From Candidatus Nanohalococcus occultus:
TGTGATTTCCATCAGGCAATCACCAGGTTCTTCTTGATGGTTTCCGTGTTCTGAAGCCCGGTTTCCTTGGCTCTGATAAGCATCCGCAGGTTCTTGATCTCGATCTGTTTAGCGACAACGTAACCTATAATCGAAGTCGCTCCTAGCGGCTCTGCGTGAACCATTGTCAGAGCGTTCTGAAGCCGATCCGCTTCAAGCTCGTGTTCAAGCTCTTCCAGTCTCTCAGTTGACTTCGCCCGCCCGGACTTTACAACCAGATCCATAGCCTCTTCCAGATTCTCAGCCTCCATTATCTCAGTTAGAAGCCGGGTCTGATGGCCGTTGACGAAATGCTTGCTGATTTCCTCAGCTTCGTAACCGTACTTTTTGAGCCTTAAAGCAGTCACCAGGTTCTGGTGTTCAAGCTCCTGTTCCATGAACTTTCTGAAACGTTTGCTTGGAACCTCCTGGCAAAGCTGATCGAGTTCGGCCGAGTACGCCTTATCCAGGCTGTTTTCAACCTTTGAAAGCTCCTTAGAATCTATGAAGCCTTGGTAGTCTACGCGGGATTCCGGGAAGCTGATGTCCTCTACGATCTGCTCGTAGTCCTTTTCCATTAACTCGGATAGCTCCTCGAAGCTGTATCTGCTGATCGGGATGAACATGTCCTTCGAATCCCGGTTTGAGCTGCCTTTCTTCCATCTAAGCAGTCTTTTCAGTGTCAGTATATCGAAACGTCTGAGATAGACTTCTATTATCCCGGAAAGCGGTTCCGGAGCCATCTCCGATAGCTCCCGCATCGTGTTCGATAGATTTCTGTTCAAAGCCAGTTCAACTAACTGTACGCCGTCATAACGCGCTCCGAGCTGGTCGATTTCCTTCCGGTACTCTCCTTCCTCAAGTCTTTTCGCGATCTGGTTCGGCTCCATCTTCAAGAGATCATCATAATCTCTCTCGTCTAAGAGCTTTGCTCGCTTCGCACTGATACGTGCGTACATGTAAGGATAGTCCTTCGGAATCTTTCTTTTCAGCCCGGAGAAGTTCATCTTAGAAAAGCACCTCTGAAACTTCTTTACGGTGTTCGTCTTTCAGGCTCTGTACAATCCTGTCAAGACTGTATTCCTGTTTCCGGTTGCCGTCTTCCGATACAACCACTAAACCGGTTTTGTGGAAATCTTCGGGTTCGAATCCTTCGGATTCAACTACGTCCTTGAACTCCTCGGATGCTTTGACCGTTCCTACTTCGAACTCGGCGCGTTCCAAGCAGTTTGCTACGAACTTCTGTCTTTCCTCACCGGAAAGCTCCTCTAGCTCGTCACGGAACCGGTCGAATACTTGTTCGAGAGCATTCTGTTTTGCGTCAAGCTTCTTCTTTTTTGCTTCCATCCGTGCGTTTGACAGCTGCTGTTTTTCAAGCGATTCTTTCTCCTCTTCGATCTCTTCTTCTGCTTCCTGAAGAATTCTGTCTGCTTCGTTTTCAGCTTCCTCGATTATCTCATCTGCTTTTGACTGTGCGTCAGAGGTTATACTGTCGGCTTGCTGCTGTGCTTCCTGCAAGATGTCGTCTTTAACTTCTTTTAGTCCCATAATACTGTTTCCTTCGCGTTGAACGTGTTTTTTGAATAAAATCAGGTGGTTGGAAGGGAACTAATCCCCTTCCGGTTTTCTAGATGAATCCTGTGGCGATTAGCGCTACAACCAGACCGAAAATTACAATTGTTTCCGGTAGAGCTGTCAGGATTAGAACTGAACCGAAAAGACTGTCGTCTTCGGCTAATGCTCCGATTCCTGCGGCTCCGATCTTGGCCTGTGCGTAAGCGGTTGCGATTGCAGTGATACCTACTGCTGCTGCCGCTCCGATTGCTGCCATTCCTTCTACTGCCACTCAGAGATCACCCATGTGTGTTGATTTGTTTTTCAAGATTTTCACCAAAAATAATATCGGATCACTCCGTTCCTCCGAACGGAGCGTATTTTCTGCCTCCTCCCTCGTAGAACTTCGTGAACATCTCGACATAATGTAGTCGGATGCCTTGGAGGAAGCCTTCCATGATTTTCACGAACGTGTTGAACACGTGACCTACTACTAATACAACGGTTCCTAGTGCGAACCCTACTGCGTTGCCCATTCCGAACAGCGGATCGGCCATTGCATTCACTACCGCTGCGAGTGATACTGCTGCGACCGATACTCCGAATATTCGGAAGTACGATAGGATGTTCGATAGCAGAGATGGGATCTCCACCATGCCTTCTACGCCTTCTCCGACGTAAAGCATCACCAGCGAGATAAGCAGTACTGGCGCTCCTACCTGCGCTCCGAACACGTACCAGGCGAAGGCGCCGATCTCAAGCAGGATCCATGAGATCTTCTCGAGGAACGCTTCTTTGAGGCCGTGTTTCATGAACTCGTTGTAGAATCCAACGAGGTATCCCAGGTTGACGTGGGCTAGTCCGATCACTACCGATAGCGTGAACACATCGCCTAGATGCTCTGCTCGGTGGAACAGGATCGGGATCTGCTCGAACAAGTGGATTCCTGTCGCGGACGCTAACTGGCTGTGATGGCCGAATATGACGTAACCGAAGGCATCACCGAATGCCAGCCCGAACGCCACAGTTGCGATCGAGGCATACATCAGGGACTTGAATATCTCGGATGCCGCCGGGAACAGCCTGTATCCGCCGTAGAATACAGCCAGGGTTGTAAGTCCGTAGCCGGCATCTCCGATCATGAATCCGAACATTAACGGAAATGTAAGCATAAGCAGGAAAGATGGGTCGATTTCATTGTGTCTCGGAACCGAGACCAGATCTGTAAGCGATTCAAACGGTTTGACCGCGACATTGTTCTCGTGTTTTGTCGGCGGCTCCTCATCGGTTTGCTCTTCCTGAATATGGATCTTTCCGCCTGTTGCTCTGTGAAGCTCTTCACCTAGCTCGTTGAACTTATCATGCGGAATCCATCCTTCCGCGATAAACGTCGAATCCGTGGTAGCGAAGCTTAGAGGTGCTTCGGCTTTTTCCACGCGTTCGGTCAGAAAGCTTTCCGCATCTTCCAGCTTCGGCCTCCATTTTCGAGCGTACTCCCGGTACTCTTCCTGAAGACTGTCGAGGTCGGATTTGATTCCGTCCCTGCGGTTCTTCAGGGTTGTTAATACTTTTTCCAAGTCTCCTGTGTAATCGATCTGCGGAGGCTTTGTCTCAGTTGCTCCGATCTCCCGGAGAACTTCTTGCATACCTCTGTCCTTTCTGTAAGCCAAAAGATTGAGGTCTTTGCCTTCAAATACTTCGTACAGATCATGGTCCGTGGCTTCTTCCAGCTCTTCTTTATCGAACTTGCCTACGAATGTTTCGAGCGTGTCAGAGCCTTCTAGGTCCTCGATCGAGATCTTGGCGCCTTTCAGCTTCTTTAGAAAGTCTAGCTGTGTTTTAACATCTCTTTTCTCATCCGCTAGCTCGGCCTGTTTTCTTTCGAACTCATCTACTTTTTCCTTTACAGTTTCTATGTCGTTTGCTAGCTGTGATAGCTGGAAAGATCCCGTTCCCTCCGCTTCCGGTAGCGTGGATAGAAGCGACCTGGTATCGACCAGCATCTGTGAGAACTCTTCTGCTTCGTCAAACGGATTTCCTGTGTCTAGCTCTCCATCGTAGGTCTGTATGTCGAAAAGCTTCAGCCTGTA
This genomic window contains:
- a CDS encoding V-type ATPase subunit gives rise to the protein MNFSGLKRKIPKDYPYMYARISAKRAKLLDERDYDDLLKMEPNQIAKRLEEGEYRKEIDQLGARYDGVQLVELALNRNLSNTMRELSEMAPEPLSGIIEVYLRRFDILTLKRLLRWKKGSSNRDSKDMFIPISRYSFEELSELMEKDYEQIVEDISFPESRVDYQGFIDSKELSKVENSLDKAYSAELDQLCQEVPSKRFRKFMEQELEHQNLVTALRLKKYGYEAEEISKHFVNGHQTRLLTEIMEAENLEEAMDLVVKSGRAKSTERLEELEHELEADRLQNALTMVHAEPLGATSIIGYVVAKQIEIKNLRMLIRAKETGLQNTETIKKNLVIA
- a CDS encoding V-type ATP synthase subunit E, producing MGLKEVKDDILQEAQQQADSITSDAQSKADEIIEEAENEADRILQEAEEEIEEEKESLEKQQLSNARMEAKKKKLDAKQNALEQVFDRFRDELEELSGEERQKFVANCLERAEFEVGTVKASEEFKDVVESEGFEPEDFHKTGLVVVSEDGNRKQEYSLDRIVQSLKDEHRKEVSEVLF
- a CDS encoding V-type ATP synthase subunit K; translation: MAAIGAAAAVGITAIATAYAQAKIGAAGIGALAEDDSLFGSVLILTALPETIVIFGLVVALIATGFI
- a CDS encoding V-type ATP synthase subunit I, which encodes MKPAKMCKISITGHKDQLQKTIDTLYRLKLFDIQTYDGELDTGNPFDEAEEFSQMLVDTRSLLSTLPEAEGTGSFQLSQLANDIETVKEKVDEFERKQAELADEKRDVKTQLDFLKKLKGAKISIEDLEGSDTLETFVGKFDKEELEEATDHDLYEVFEGKDLNLLAYRKDRGMQEVLREIGATETKPPQIDYTGDLEKVLTTLKNRRDGIKSDLDSLQEEYREYARKWRPKLEDAESFLTERVEKAEAPLSFATTDSTFIAEGWIPHDKFNELGEELHRATGGKIHIQEEQTDEEPPTKHENNVAVKPFESLTDLVSVPRHNEIDPSFLLMLTFPLMFGFMIGDAGYGLTTLAVFYGGYRLFPAASEIFKSLMYASIATVAFGLAFGDAFGYVIFGHHSQLASATGIHLFEQIPILFHRAEHLGDVFTLSVVIGLAHVNLGYLVGFYNEFMKHGLKEAFLEKISWILLEIGAFAWYVFGAQVGAPVLLISLVMLYVGEGVEGMVEIPSLLSNILSYFRIFGVSVAAVSLAAVVNAMADPLFGMGNAVGFALGTVVLVVGHVFNTFVKIMEGFLQGIRLHYVEMFTKFYEGGGRKYAPFGGTE